From Heliomicrobium modesticaldum Ice1, a single genomic window includes:
- a CDS encoding ABC transporter permease: MQLREYIRLAVEGIAAHRLRSGLTVLGVVIGVFAVVTLMSLGDTVRRQVSGQIAELGAGLLMVMSGREDAGHGPGFITMNLTLSDADRLRQIDGVDKVNPNLTVPARAERAKAGLSVTCYGDNADFLLVHGYELASGRMFQASEVIARSHVVLLGAKAKESLFGDAEAEGHMIRLNGATFRVIGTLKEKGRALIHDRDRIVVAPVTAVQDFSGLKNIGVIFVRAEDPSRVPLVRERILSVLAKSHRQKDVQVFSQNDALQVSDKVLGTLTAFLACIAAISLAVGGIGILNIMLVSVRERTREIGIRRALGATPGQIMTQFLLEALFLGAAGGAAGSVFSVLAVYGLTCWAGWDTGGLTHILSKEALLLGILGASGIGLLFGLYPALQAARLDPIDALRYE, translated from the coding sequence GTGCAACTGCGTGAATATATCCGCCTCGCCGTAGAAGGCATCGCCGCCCACCGGCTCCGTTCGGGGTTGACCGTGCTTGGCGTCGTCATCGGCGTCTTCGCCGTCGTCACCCTCATGTCCTTGGGAGATACGGTGCGACGGCAGGTATCAGGTCAGATCGCCGAACTGGGCGCCGGCCTGTTGATGGTCATGTCGGGGAGGGAAGATGCCGGCCACGGTCCCGGCTTCATCACCATGAATCTCACCCTGAGCGACGCGGACCGGCTGCGGCAGATCGACGGCGTGGACAAGGTCAACCCCAACCTGACCGTCCCGGCCCGGGCCGAAAGGGCAAAGGCCGGCCTCAGCGTGACTTGTTACGGCGACAACGCCGATTTTCTCCTCGTTCACGGCTATGAACTGGCCAGCGGGCGCATGTTTCAGGCCAGCGAGGTCATCGCCCGCAGCCATGTGGTCCTGCTCGGCGCAAAAGCGAAGGAAAGCCTCTTCGGGGACGCCGAGGCGGAGGGCCACATGATCCGTCTGAACGGTGCCACCTTCCGAGTCATCGGCACTTTGAAGGAAAAAGGAAGGGCTCTCATCCATGACCGCGACCGCATCGTCGTTGCGCCGGTGACGGCCGTCCAGGACTTCTCGGGCTTGAAAAACATCGGCGTCATTTTTGTGCGCGCCGAAGACCCCTCGCGGGTCCCCCTGGTGCGCGAGCGGATCCTCTCGGTGCTGGCCAAGTCGCACCGGCAGAAGGATGTGCAGGTCTTCTCCCAAAACGACGCCCTTCAGGTGAGCGACAAGGTCCTGGGCACACTGACGGCCTTCCTGGCCTGCATCGCCGCCATCTCCCTCGCCGTCGGCGGCATCGGCATCCTCAATATCATGCTCGTCTCTGTGCGAGAAAGGACCCGGGAGATCGGCATCCGGCGCGCCTTGGGGGCGACGCCCGGACAGATCATGACGCAGTTTCTCCTCGAGGCGCTCTTCCTGGGCGCTGCCGGCGGCGCCGCCGGCTCTGTCTTTTCGGTCCTGGCCGTCTACGGCCTGACCTGCTGGGCCGGCTGGGACACAGGCGGCCTGACGCACATCCTCTCCAAAGAGGCGCTGTTGCTCGGCATCCTGGGCGCCTCCGGCATCGGCCTCCTCTTCGGTCTCTACCCGGCGCTGCAAGCCGCCCGGCTCGATCCTATCGACGCCCTCCGCTACGAGTGA
- a CDS encoding ammonia-forming cytochrome c nitrite reductase subunit c552 → MIRKKWILAIWLVLLVAFAAVAVAGCGGKPASTTAALGDTGLAPDEMDLDKFAKLYPHHYDSFMKNAEMSSVGTKYGGNLEKDSHLEKYPYLKSLFGGYAFSLEYNEDRGHVYTMKDLATVKRVTSLPNGKKQIGSCLTCKSAEVPGMIAKMGEAYYTTPVEEHLKNATHGMTCSNCHDPQTMKLRVVQPAFIDAMKRRGEDVTKATQQQLRDYVCAQCHVEYYFNPAKKGEVTFPWDKGFTPTAIEAYYDEVAAKENNFKADWTQPATGAPLLKAQHPEFETFQGSIHQINGVTCADCHMPYVKQGGQKITSHWWTSPLKTMEQSCLVCHREPVDKLRDYVLQKQDLTFEMLNKAGTLTEVAGKSINKAMQAGASDADLAEARKLLRSAQWYWDFVAAENSMGFHNTPLTMNTLAKSIDLAQKSTMAAAKAGNFHDIPEATPYSEFINERLNTRGWPKDKGETAKPTRTNWK, encoded by the coding sequence ATGATCAGAAAGAAGTGGATCCTTGCCATCTGGTTGGTCCTGCTGGTCGCCTTTGCTGCAGTCGCAGTGGCCGGGTGTGGCGGAAAGCCCGCTTCTACGACGGCGGCGCTGGGCGACACTGGTTTGGCGCCCGATGAGATGGATCTGGACAAGTTTGCCAAGCTCTATCCCCACCACTACGACTCCTTCATGAAAAACGCCGAGATGAGCAGCGTCGGCACCAAGTACGGCGGCAACCTCGAAAAAGATAGCCACCTGGAGAAGTACCCCTACCTGAAAAGCCTCTTTGGCGGTTACGCTTTCTCTCTCGAATACAACGAAGATCGAGGCCATGTTTATACGATGAAGGACCTGGCCACGGTCAAGCGGGTTACCAGCCTGCCGAACGGAAAAAAACAGATCGGCTCCTGTCTGACCTGCAAATCGGCGGAAGTGCCCGGTATGATCGCCAAGATGGGCGAAGCCTATTACACGACGCCGGTGGAGGAGCACCTGAAGAACGCCACCCATGGCATGACCTGCTCCAACTGCCATGATCCCCAGACGATGAAGCTGCGCGTCGTCCAGCCCGCCTTCATCGACGCGATGAAACGGCGCGGCGAAGACGTGACCAAGGCCACCCAGCAGCAGCTGCGCGACTATGTTTGCGCCCAGTGCCACGTGGAATACTACTTCAACCCGGCTAAGAAGGGAGAAGTGACCTTCCCCTGGGACAAGGGCTTCACCCCCACCGCCATTGAGGCCTACTATGACGAGGTGGCGGCGAAGGAGAACAACTTCAAGGCCGACTGGACTCAGCCGGCGACGGGCGCGCCGCTCTTGAAGGCACAACACCCCGAGTTTGAGACCTTCCAAGGCTCCATCCACCAGATCAACGGCGTCACTTGCGCCGACTGCCATATGCCCTATGTGAAACAGGGCGGCCAGAAGATCACCAGCCACTGGTGGACATCGCCCTTGAAGACGATGGAACAGTCCTGTCTCGTCTGCCACCGCGAGCCGGTGGACAAGCTGCGCGACTATGTGCTCCAAAAGCAGGATCTCACCTTCGAGATGCTGAACAAAGCCGGCACATTGACCGAAGTGGCCGGTAAGTCCATCAACAAAGCGATGCAGGCCGGCGCCAGCGACGCCGACTTGGCGGAAGCCCGCAAGCTGCTCCGGTCGGCCCAGTGGTACTGGGACTTCGTCGCTGCCGAGAACTCGATGGGCTTCCACAACACGCCGCTGACGATGAACACCCTGGCCAAGTCCATCGATCTGGCCCAGAAGTCGACCATGGCCGCCGCCAAGGCCGGCAACTTCCACGACATCCCTGAAGCAACGCCCTACAGCGAATTCATCAATGAACGGCTGAATACCAGGGGTTGGCCTAAGGATAAAGGCGAGACAGCGAAACCGACAAGGACCAATTGGAAGTAA
- a CDS encoding NapC/NirT family cytochrome c: MDRAKKTKIIILAGGIFLLAAGTATAAMHKITGNSAFCGTCHVMDNYMASWQHSSHREVAGCNDCHTDQRNFAAKTWSKVYAGSQHAFVNTVLTPPDHLKLYEASKPIIQRNCLRCHDDLVAQTNLAKAEPDGQNCIDCHRSTPHGRERPST, translated from the coding sequence GTGGATAGGGCGAAGAAGACAAAGATCATCATCCTCGCCGGCGGCATATTTCTGTTGGCGGCTGGCACAGCAACGGCGGCCATGCACAAGATTACCGGCAACTCCGCTTTTTGCGGGACCTGTCATGTCATGGACAACTACATGGCCTCCTGGCAACACTCCTCCCACCGGGAGGTGGCTGGTTGCAACGACTGCCATACGGACCAGCGGAACTTTGCCGCCAAAACCTGGTCCAAGGTGTATGCCGGTTCGCAGCATGCTTTCGTTAACACGGTGCTAACGCCACCGGACCACCTAAAGCTCTATGAGGCCAGTAAGCCTATCATTCAGCGCAACTGCCTGCGCTGTCATGACGACCTGGTAGCCCAGACCAATTTGGCGAAGGCAGAACCGGACGGCCAAAACTGTATCGATTGCCACCGTTCCACACCCCATGGGAGAGAGAGGCCGAGTACATAG
- a CDS encoding HD-GYP domain-containing protein — protein sequence MSVNREFAHISFHQTLEQPAPVHVALPDLIGGFSLAIDLAEGKPLRHAQSISFLADHVAQALCIGGSERDALYYAALLHDIGVSSQNQLCPLCQVFEEEGKLDSVTSLIDADQALHRRWERWDGSGPLALRGQAIPLVARILAVAVAAERVGGEHRDFWNWRTRVEDYFQRDTGVFDPAIVAALKALLRDRAFCLDLFAFSQGRVVDRFRPEETITLAGGTMHLLGKAFARFIDVKTPFTADHSRNVADWSRRIAGAMALPEARKHQIYLAGLLHDLGKIAIPKAILEKAGPLTAKEFDLVRNHPYYTACILNQIPALETIALWASAHHERLDGSGYFLGITGEMLPMEARIIAVADVYEALAADRPYRKGLETAAIQGMLKEMAYRRHLDADVVEALDGLLGGQCC from the coding sequence ATGTCCGTCAACAGGGAGTTTGCCCACATTTCGTTTCATCAGACGTTAGAACAGCCGGCACCTGTCCATGTCGCGCTGCCTGACTTGATCGGCGGTTTTTCACTGGCCATCGACCTGGCGGAAGGCAAGCCCTTGCGGCATGCCCAGTCGATCTCTTTCTTGGCCGACCATGTGGCCCAGGCGCTTTGCATCGGCGGGAGTGAGCGGGACGCCCTTTACTACGCCGCCCTGCTTCATGATATCGGTGTGTCTTCCCAAAATCAACTCTGCCCCCTCTGCCAGGTTTTTGAAGAGGAAGGGAAACTCGATTCCGTTACGAGTCTCATCGATGCCGACCAAGCCTTGCATCGGCGATGGGAGCGATGGGACGGCAGCGGTCCCTTGGCGTTGCGCGGGCAGGCTATCCCGTTGGTGGCGCGCATCCTGGCCGTCGCTGTGGCTGCAGAACGGGTCGGCGGAGAGCACCGCGATTTTTGGAACTGGCGGACCCGAGTCGAGGATTACTTCCAGCGCGACACCGGCGTTTTTGATCCGGCCATTGTGGCCGCCCTGAAGGCGCTGCTGCGGGACCGCGCCTTCTGCCTCGATCTCTTTGCCTTCTCCCAGGGACGGGTCGTCGATCGCTTCCGTCCCGAAGAGACAATCACCCTGGCCGGCGGGACGATGCACCTGCTCGGCAAGGCCTTCGCGCGTTTTATCGACGTGAAGACGCCCTTTACAGCCGATCACAGCCGCAATGTGGCTGACTGGTCTCGGCGGATCGCCGGCGCTATGGCTTTGCCGGAAGCGCGGAAGCATCAAATCTATCTGGCCGGATTGCTGCACGATCTCGGCAAGATTGCCATCCCCAAGGCGATCCTGGAGAAGGCGGGCCCCTTGACGGCGAAGGAGTTTGATCTGGTGCGGAACCATCCTTACTATACGGCCTGTATATTGAACCAGATCCCGGCCTTGGAGACGATCGCCCTCTGGGCGTCGGCCCATCACGAGCGGCTTGATGGATCCGGCTATTTCCTGGGGATCACCGGAGAGATGCTGCCGATGGAAGCGCGCATCATCGCCGTAGCCGATGTCTACGAGGCGTTGGCGGCCGACCGTCCTTACCGCAAAGGGTTGGAGACAGCGGCTATCCAGGGGATGCTGAAGGAGATGGCCTATCGGAGACATCTGGACGCCGACGTGGTCGAGGCCTTGGACGGGCTTCTCGGCGGACAATGTTGTTAA